A genomic segment from Clostridium pasteurianum BC1 encodes:
- the menH gene encoding 2-succinyl-6-hydroxy-2,4-cyclohexadiene-1-carboxylate synthase, producing MIIEIENIKYHVQIKGKGKPIIYLHGFSENLSTWSLLKLEGYQLILIDFIGHGKSDKPYSSKYYSLKIMIKHLNKLIYKLGLKKYSMLGYSMGGRIALAYATAYSHEIDKLILESSSYGEVGFINRFKRRRKDLNLAKSILTNGIEWFNKYWSNLSIFESQRKLPNTIIDEIRKRRLSNITYALSNTLLCSGQGKFPCMKNHIGKLSMPILYISGEYDKKYKQIGKDFEKLNSYTKHETIKGAGHNTHIEDPNAFIKVLSKFLSDDYPL from the coding sequence ATGATTATTGAAATCGAAAATATTAAATATCATGTTCAGATAAAAGGCAAAGGTAAACCAATTATTTATTTGCATGGTTTTTCTGAAAATTTAAGTACATGGAGTTTACTTAAATTAGAGGGATATCAACTAATATTGATAGATTTTATTGGGCATGGAAAAAGTGATAAACCATACTCAAGTAAATATTATAGCTTGAAAATAATGATTAAACACTTAAATAAACTCATTTATAAATTGGGCTTAAAAAAATATTCAATGTTAGGTTATTCTATGGGTGGAAGAATTGCCTTAGCCTATGCAACAGCTTATTCACATGAAATTGATAAGTTGATTTTGGAAAGTTCATCTTATGGCGAAGTGGGATTTATAAACCGCTTCAAACGCCGGAGAAAGGATTTGAATTTGGCAAAAAGTATACTAACAAATGGAATAGAATGGTTTAATAAATATTGGTCAAATTTGAGTATATTTGAATCACAAAGAAAATTGCCAAATACTATTATAGATGAAATAAGAAAAAGACGTTTATCAAACATAACTTATGCACTTTCAAATACATTGTTGTGCAGTGGGCAAGGGAAATTTCCATGTATGAAAAACCATATAGGTAAATTATCTATGCCTATATTGTACATCAGTGGAGAATATGACAAAAAATATAAGCAAATAGGTAAAGACTTTGAAAAATTAAATAGTTATACAAAGCATGAAACAATAAAAGGTGCTGGGCATAATACACATATTGAAGATCCTAATGCCTTTATTAAAGTCTTAAGTAAATTTTTATCCGATGACTACCCGCTCTAA
- a CDS encoding cation-translocating P-type ATPase — translation MTDRINGLTTKEVSTLQEKYGLNELIKNEKPNPLKKFIGVFKEPMFLLLVGASTLYFILGQPREGIVMLAFVISVVSITFIQEWKTEKTMGALKDLTSPQVYTLRNGKKVLIKSSALVPGDIIYIAEGERIPADCQVIEASNFSVDESILTGEAEHVFKVPKELSESSDDYWKKYMLYAGTLSVFGKCTAIVKLTGFNTEYGKIGKAVSEAEDELTPLQKKMGELVKAIAIAGVILCFSVMVLSYFYNRNLLNSILSGITLAMALIPEEFPVVLAVFLSLGAFRLAKKNALMRKISAVETLGSTTVLCVDKTGTITQNRMKVKKIYVNNELQDSTAFTDENLSKISILACEKEPYDPMEKAIIENGQRNISLNELYNLELCQKFTFDSKTKRMANIFKLNEYYYAAAKGSPETMIPLCNLNDEEVKKIEEAIDKMASKGLRVLAFAECKNDKLLEKLEDYPLNFKGLVGLQDPPKDGVLEAIKICNNAGIRVVMITGDYSKTAVAIGEEIGLKFASKSITGDEINYMSEQQLCEAVKSCDVFSRVIPEHKMKIIKALKNNGDIVAMTGDGVNDAPALKNADIGIAMGKRGTEVAKEAAHMILLDDNFTTIVESVRDGRRIFDNIRKAIVYIMIIHIPIAALALFAPIFNLPQILLPMHIMLLELIIDPTCSIIFEGESAEPYIMNQPPRSPKEPLLTKELTKKVIAQGVTMFLAAFLPFHYLVDSGTSVEYARSVSLITLIVANVILVLVNRSNTQYLIHIFKEKENKARLFINSISLVILACIVYIPILQSLFKTSAVDLKMLIVAVFIGILSTGWWELVKIYKKRKNDFKH, via the coding sequence ATGACAGATAGAATTAATGGACTTACAACGAAAGAAGTTTCAACACTACAGGAAAAATATGGATTAAATGAACTGATTAAAAATGAAAAACCAAATCCACTTAAAAAATTTATCGGAGTTTTTAAAGAACCAATGTTCTTATTATTAGTAGGAGCTTCCACACTATATTTTATTTTAGGACAGCCTAGGGAAGGCATTGTAATGTTAGCATTTGTAATATCAGTTGTATCCATAACTTTCATTCAGGAATGGAAAACAGAAAAAACTATGGGTGCATTGAAGGACTTAACATCTCCTCAAGTTTATACATTAAGAAATGGTAAGAAAGTTTTAATAAAAAGTTCTGCACTTGTTCCAGGAGATATAATTTATATTGCGGAAGGAGAAAGAATACCTGCTGATTGTCAAGTAATAGAGGCATCTAATTTTTCTGTAGATGAATCTATTTTAACGGGAGAAGCAGAACATGTATTTAAGGTGCCAAAGGAATTGAGTGAAAGCTCTGATGACTATTGGAAAAAATATATGCTTTATGCAGGAACACTATCTGTCTTTGGAAAGTGCACTGCAATAGTAAAATTAACGGGATTTAATACAGAGTACGGAAAGATTGGAAAGGCTGTCAGTGAAGCTGAGGATGAATTAACTCCTCTTCAGAAGAAAATGGGGGAACTTGTAAAAGCTATTGCCATTGCAGGGGTAATTTTATGTTTCTCTGTAATGGTTCTATCTTATTTCTATAATAGAAATTTATTAAACAGTATATTATCGGGAATTACTTTAGCAATGGCATTGATTCCAGAAGAATTTCCAGTTGTGTTAGCAGTATTTTTATCTCTAGGGGCATTTAGATTAGCGAAGAAAAATGCATTGATGAGAAAGATTTCAGCGGTGGAAACATTAGGTTCTACCACCGTACTCTGTGTAGATAAGACAGGAACTATTACTCAAAACAGAATGAAAGTCAAGAAAATATATGTTAATAATGAGCTTCAAGACAGCACAGCTTTTACAGATGAAAATTTAAGCAAAATTAGTATACTAGCTTGCGAAAAAGAACCTTATGATCCCATGGAAAAAGCTATAATTGAAAATGGCCAAAGAAATATTTCTTTAAATGAATTATATAATTTGGAATTGTGCCAAAAATTTACCTTCGATTCAAAGACGAAGAGAATGGCTAATATTTTTAAATTAAATGAATATTATTATGCAGCAGCAAAGGGATCTCCGGAAACCATGATACCACTTTGCAATTTAAATGATGAAGAAGTTAAGAAAATTGAAGAAGCAATAGATAAAATGGCTTCCAAAGGTTTAAGAGTGCTGGCCTTCGCAGAATGTAAAAATGACAAACTTCTAGAAAAACTGGAGGACTATCCATTAAATTTTAAAGGATTAGTGGGACTTCAAGATCCTCCTAAAGATGGTGTCTTAGAGGCAATAAAGATTTGTAATAATGCAGGTATAAGGGTAGTTATGATAACTGGTGACTACAGTAAAACCGCAGTAGCTATAGGTGAAGAAATTGGACTTAAATTTGCCAGCAAATCTATAACTGGGGATGAAATAAATTATATGAGTGAGCAGCAGCTTTGCGAAGCTGTAAAAAGCTGTGATGTATTTTCAAGAGTGATTCCTGAGCATAAAATGAAGATCATTAAAGCACTAAAAAATAATGGTGATATTGTTGCAATGACTGGTGATGGAGTAAATGATGCACCAGCGCTTAAGAATGCTGATATCGGGATAGCCATGGGAAAAAGAGGAACAGAAGTGGCTAAAGAAGCGGCCCATATGATTCTGCTTGATGACAATTTTACGACTATTGTTGAATCGGTAAGAGATGGAAGGAGAATATTTGATAATATCAGAAAGGCCATAGTATATATTATGATAATTCATATACCTATAGCAGCTCTTGCACTGTTTGCTCCAATATTCAATCTTCCACAAATTTTACTACCAATGCATATAATGCTTTTGGAATTAATAATAGATCCTACCTGTTCCATAATATTTGAAGGAGAATCTGCGGAACCTTATATTATGAATCAGCCACCAAGGTCTCCAAAGGAGCCACTTTTAACAAAGGAGTTAACTAAAAAAGTTATAGCACAGGGAGTTACAATGTTTTTAGCTGCTTTCTTACCTTTTCACTATCTGGTAGATTCAGGAACCTCTGTGGAGTATGCAAGGAGTGTTTCTCTGATAACATTGATAGTTGCAAATGTTATTTTAGTATTAGTAAACAGATCAAATACTCAGTATTTAATTCATATTTTTAAGGAGAAAGAAAATAAGGCACGACTTTTTATAAATAGTATTTCCTTAGTTATATTAGCATGTATTGTTTATATACCAATTTTACAATCATTATTTAAAACAAGTGCAGTGGATCTAAAAATGTTAATAGTAGCTGTATTCATAGGCATTCTATCAACGGGATGGTGGGAACTGGTTAAAATATATAAAAAACGTAAAAATGATTTTAAACACTAA
- the menB gene encoding 1,4-dihydroxy-2-naphthoyl-CoA synthase, translated as MNKFPWRELKRNYEDVIYEVYDGIAKITINRPEVRNAFRPKTIMELIDAFTLAREDERVGVIILTGANHGQGQDKEAFCSGGDQKVRGHGGYVGDDNIPRLNVLDLQHLIRILPKPVIAMVNGYAIGGGHVLHIVCDLTIASENAKFGQTGPKVGSFDGGYGAGYLARIIGHKKAREIWYLCRQYTANEALDMGLVNEVVAFDELEEETVKWAKEILQHSPTALRFLKASFNADTDGLAGLQQLAGDATLLFYTTEEAKEGRDAFKEKRNPDFEQFPKFP; from the coding sequence ATGAATAAATTTCCTTGGAGAGAATTAAAACGTAATTATGAAGATGTTATTTATGAAGTATATGATGGAATTGCAAAGATTACAATCAATCGTCCTGAAGTGCGTAATGCATTTCGACCTAAAACAATTATGGAATTAATTGATGCTTTTACTTTAGCTCGTGAAGATGAAAGAGTAGGTGTAATTATATTAACAGGTGCAAATCATGGACAAGGCCAGGATAAAGAGGCATTTTGTTCTGGTGGAGATCAGAAGGTACGTGGCCATGGTGGTTATGTTGGAGATGATAATATACCACGTTTAAATGTTTTAGATTTACAGCATTTGATTAGAATACTTCCGAAGCCGGTTATAGCAATGGTAAATGGCTATGCAATTGGTGGTGGACATGTACTGCATATAGTATGTGATTTAACAATTGCTTCTGAAAATGCTAAGTTTGGACAAACAGGACCAAAGGTAGGTTCTTTTGATGGTGGATATGGAGCTGGGTATTTAGCACGCATTATCGGTCATAAAAAAGCACGTGAAATTTGGTATCTATGCCGTCAATATACTGCTAATGAAGCACTTGATATGGGACTGGTGAATGAAGTTGTGGCCTTTGATGAATTGGAAGAAGAAACAGTAAAATGGGCAAAAGAGATCTTACAGCATTCACCTACTGCACTACGTTTCTTAAAAGCATCCTTTAATGCAGATACAGATGGATTGGCTGGTTTACAGCAATTAGCTGGAGATGCTACATTATTATTTTATACTACAGAGGAAGCAAAAGAAGGACGGGACGCCTTTAAAGAAAAGCGAAATCCTGATTTTGAGCAATTTCCTAAATTTCCATAG
- a CDS encoding NADH-quinone oxidoreductase subunit A, translated as MLQNFLMIGIFLIASFIFGMVVLLTASFVRPNKPNKEKLSTYECGVETTGSTWIRFKASYFMYALVFLFFDVETVFLLPWAVKFKTLGLFAFAEMFIFIGILIIGLWYAWKEGALEWK; from the coding sequence ATGTTACAAAATTTTCTGATGATCGGAATTTTTCTCATAGCCTCATTTATTTTTGGAATGGTTGTTTTGTTAACTGCTTCTTTTGTAAGGCCTAATAAGCCTAATAAAGAAAAGTTATCTACTTATGAGTGTGGGGTTGAGACTACTGGCTCAACTTGGATTAGATTTAAAGCCAGTTATTTTATGTATGCTTTGGTATTTTTATTTTTTGATGTTGAAACAGTTTTTCTTTTGCCATGGGCAGTGAAATTTAAGACACTTGGCTTATTCGCTTTTGCTGAGATGTTTATTTTTATCGGCATTCTAATCATTGGTTTATGGTATGCGTGGAAAGAGGGGGCATTAGAGTGGAAATGA
- a CDS encoding PaaI family thioesterase, translating to MNLIESLNIEYVHIHEHKLEAKMTLTQFHDQTFGYLHGGATIAFGETIAGYASNQKINKDEMAVGQNITANHMKPKKIEGYIIAKGKLMHKGKTSHVWSIEMLDENKVLISYLTVTNAIIKNKHFSEER from the coding sequence ATGAACTTAATAGAGAGTTTAAATATTGAATATGTTCATATACATGAACATAAGCTTGAGGCTAAAATGACCTTAACACAATTTCATGATCAAACATTTGGCTATTTACATGGTGGTGCAACCATTGCCTTTGGAGAAACTATTGCTGGGTACGCTTCAAATCAAAAAATAAATAAAGATGAAATGGCAGTAGGCCAAAATATAACTGCAAATCATATGAAACCAAAAAAAATAGAAGGTTATATTATTGCAAAGGGGAAGCTTATGCATAAGGGAAAGACATCTCATGTCTGGAGCATAGAAATGCTTGATGAAAATAAGGTGTTAATTTCATATTTAACTGTTACAAATGCTATTATTAAGAATAAACACTTCAGTGAGGAGAGATGA
- the menE gene encoding o-succinylbenzoate--CoA ligase gives MNWLKRYSIERPDKKFINDVTFRKVYESVTDLAKKLFSYVKNEKRVALYANNSVDMVLFFLALQFLEKEVFMLNTRLTDEEIKKQLKLLKVQIVFSYDNKFIPFNKVYKSQKQDIELVEEFDEESITVIMNTSATAGEFKSVPIRWKQFYSHVKASQKSLGVTDEDNWLVVLPMYHISGLSILIRSLYNGTSVIILEKFREEQVIELIESSRINILSLVPTMLNRIVDKIGKHNLRVVLVGGEFIPKSLVEKSIAKNIPIYKTYGMTETTSQVTTFSVLDYPEKIDSVGLPLEKVIIHIENPDKKGIGEVVIKSPMLMDGYIGKEKVFNHFNSEDVGYIDEDGFLYILDRRKNIIISGGENIYPKEIENILYVHPKIHECAVVGEKDDRWGQVPILYVVSSIDRQKILAYLSNKLAKYKLPKKIIYLEELPKNASGKILKKNLKEVN, from the coding sequence ATGAATTGGCTTAAAAGGTATAGTATTGAAAGACCTGATAAAAAATTTATTAATGATGTAACATTTAGAAAAGTATATGAGAGTGTAACAGACTTGGCTAAAAAACTATTTTCATATGTAAAAAATGAGAAAAGAGTTGCTCTTTATGCCAATAATTCAGTTGATATGGTACTTTTCTTTTTGGCACTTCAATTTTTAGAAAAAGAAGTGTTTATGCTGAATACGCGTTTAACTGATGAAGAAATAAAAAAACAATTAAAATTACTAAAGGTTCAAATTGTTTTTTCTTATGATAATAAATTTATACCCTTTAATAAAGTATATAAAAGTCAAAAACAAGATATAGAATTGGTAGAAGAGTTTGATGAAGAAAGTATTACAGTTATCATGAATACCAGCGCCACAGCAGGAGAATTTAAATCAGTGCCAATACGTTGGAAACAGTTTTATTCCCATGTAAAGGCATCTCAAAAAAGTCTTGGAGTAACAGATGAGGATAATTGGCTTGTAGTGTTACCAATGTACCATATTAGTGGATTATCCATTTTAATACGAAGCTTATACAATGGAACTTCTGTTATCATATTAGAGAAATTTCGTGAAGAACAGGTTATAGAATTAATTGAGAGTAGTAGGATCAATATATTATCTTTGGTACCAACAATGTTAAATAGAATTGTGGATAAGATTGGAAAACATAATTTACGTGTAGTGCTAGTAGGTGGTGAATTTATTCCTAAGTCGCTGGTTGAAAAAAGTATAGCAAAAAATATCCCTATTTACAAAACTTATGGAATGACTGAAACAACAAGTCAGGTTACAACCTTTTCTGTATTAGATTATCCAGAAAAAATTGATTCTGTGGGATTGCCACTGGAAAAAGTAATTATTCACATTGAAAACCCTGATAAAAAAGGCATTGGGGAAGTTGTAATTAAAAGTCCAATGCTAATGGATGGATATATTGGAAAGGAAAAAGTTTTTAATCATTTTAATTCAGAAGATGTTGGCTATATAGATGAAGATGGATTTTTATATATACTTGATCGCCGCAAAAATATAATTATTTCTGGTGGAGAGAATATATATCCAAAAGAGATTGAAAATATTTTATATGTACATCCCAAAATACACGAATGTGCAGTGGTGGGGGAAAAGGATGACAGATGGGGACAAGTTCCTATACTATATGTGGTTTCTTCAATAGATAGACAAAAAATATTAGCCTATCTTTCAAATAAACTGGCAAAATATAAATTACCTAAAAAAATTATTTATCTAGAAGAGCTGCCTAAAAATGCTTCAGGGAAAATATTAAAAAAGAATTTAAAAGAGGTAAATTAA
- a CDS encoding prenyltransferase has protein sequence MSFKSIIKLMDIKTLVAGTIPVILGSIYSFYAFKKFNILYFILLIFAMILIQSSTNMINDYFDFKRGADNGKSGNEKALISGEITPKQVLFIIFIYEFIASIIGIFIASQTSYYILLVAVVGGIVSILYAFGPLPISYTPVGEAVSGVTMGIGITTTVIYIHSGVLTLNTVLVAVPTALFIGTILLSNNLSDLEEDRLVRRKTLPIIIGIKNAEKLWIFNVIGLLVLTVVLVVLHIYPVVILAPVIVFFPYKSISNFLSYDKNANTKGKTMGLIGQVGLKYHLAVTAGLLISILISSFIQ, from the coding sequence ATGAGTTTTAAGTCAATAATAAAACTTATGGATATAAAAACTCTTGTTGCAGGAACTATTCCTGTGATTTTAGGTTCAATTTATTCATTTTATGCTTTTAAAAAATTTAATATTTTGTATTTTATATTATTAATATTTGCTATGATACTGATTCAAAGTTCCACTAATATGATTAATGATTATTTTGATTTTAAACGAGGAGCAGATAATGGAAAGAGTGGCAATGAAAAAGCTTTAATAAGCGGTGAGATTACTCCTAAGCAGGTATTGTTTATTATATTTATATATGAATTCATTGCTTCTATAATTGGTATTTTTATAGCTAGCCAAACAAGCTATTATATTTTACTGGTTGCTGTTGTTGGAGGTATTGTTTCAATCTTATATGCTTTTGGACCTTTGCCCATTTCATATACACCCGTAGGCGAAGCTGTATCAGGAGTAACTATGGGTATTGGTATAACTACAACAGTGATTTATATTCATTCAGGTGTACTTACATTGAATACGGTGTTGGTAGCAGTGCCTACTGCACTATTTATTGGTACTATATTACTGTCTAATAACTTAAGCGATTTGGAAGAGGATAGACTGGTTAGAAGAAAAACTTTACCTATAATCATTGGCATTAAAAATGCTGAGAAGCTTTGGATATTTAATGTAATAGGGTTGCTTGTATTGACTGTTGTTTTAGTAGTATTACATATTTATCCTGTTGTCATACTGGCACCTGTCATTGTATTTTTTCCATATAAATCCATATCTAATTTTTTATCCTATGATAAGAATGCTAATACAAAGGGAAAAACAATGGGGCTTATTGGCCAGGTTGGGTTAAAATATCATTTGGCTGTGACTGCCGGTTTATTAATATCAATTTTAATTTCTTCATTTATTCAATAA
- the menC gene encoding o-succinylbenzoate synthase, with protein MRINRIELFHIKIPLNFMFKTSKTAIDHRETIIIKVTDELQNKGYGEVVAFGEPSYTNETLIDSKYVLMYNYIRDIIHKDIKHPFDIHKWIKPFYPMALAALENALLDLYAKRQKQSIMDVVFSEETNDEIYAGIVLGDQDVQDVIKQIDYYQKKGYIRFKIKIKPEDGFLKLKAIREKYTNIQLLADANKSYKFEQINELEKLDELNLLCIEEPLDSVDFLEYQRLQKELKTPICLDESIQTISGLITAIELKAFKVLNIKVGRVGGLYYAKKMIELCRKSNIEYWVGSMVESGISKILHVHLASLKDTYIPGDLSSSNRYFKKDIIKPEIIAKSGIIRVPKGYGLGVDIDEISLKNYTIDYKKMGGE; from the coding sequence ATGCGGATTAATAGAATAGAACTTTTTCATATTAAAATCCCTCTGAATTTTATGTTCAAAACATCGAAAACTGCTATAGACCATCGTGAGACAATTATAATTAAAGTTACTGATGAACTTCAGAATAAAGGTTATGGTGAAGTAGTTGCATTTGGTGAACCATCTTATACTAATGAAACATTAATAGATTCTAAGTATGTATTAATGTATAACTATATTCGAGATATAATACACAAAGATATTAAACATCCCTTTGATATTCATAAATGGATCAAGCCATTTTATCCAATGGCGCTTGCAGCACTGGAAAATGCGTTGTTAGATTTATATGCTAAAAGGCAAAAGCAATCCATTATGGATGTTGTATTTAGCGAAGAAACTAATGATGAGATATATGCAGGAATTGTATTAGGAGACCAGGATGTCCAGGACGTAATTAAGCAAATTGATTATTATCAAAAAAAAGGGTATATACGCTTTAAAATAAAGATTAAGCCAGAGGATGGATTTTTAAAATTAAAGGCTATTAGAGAAAAATATACTAACATTCAATTGTTAGCAGATGCTAACAAAAGTTATAAGTTTGAACAAATTAATGAATTAGAGAAATTGGATGAACTAAACTTACTTTGTATAGAGGAACCCCTAGATTCAGTGGATTTTTTGGAATATCAAAGGCTTCAAAAAGAGCTGAAGACCCCCATATGTTTGGATGAAAGTATTCAAACAATTAGTGGCTTAATAACAGCAATTGAGCTTAAAGCTTTTAAGGTATTAAACATAAAAGTAGGACGTGTAGGGGGACTATATTATGCAAAAAAAATGATTGAATTATGTAGGAAAAGCAATATTGAGTATTGGGTAGGAAGTATGGTGGAAAGTGGTATATCTAAAATATTGCATGTACATTTAGCTAGTTTAAAGGATACTTATATTCCAGGAGATTTGTCATCATCAAACCGTTACTTTAAAAAGGATATAATTAAACCAGAAATAATAGCTAAAAGTGGCATCATTAGAGTGCCAAAAGGCTATGGATTAGGTGTAGATATTGATGAAATTTCATTAAAAAATTATACAATTGACTACAAGAAAATGGGTGGTGAATAG
- a CDS encoding AI-2E family transporter: MELNRKDIQKILEIVVIAILLFWGLQNLSKISFFLGGIFKILFPFLMGFCIAFILNVPMKVIENKLFPFNAKDKKGIKKKLRRPVSLILTVLIVLTIIMLVMLIVIPEIVRTLGVLSTSIPGFTVRVQEWYNNLVTMLPQFIPGAAVTKINWDNINKTMFGFLQNGTTSLLGYTVGIATSIFSGIFNFILGSIFAIYILAQKESLARQIKKVLYAYIPEGKADRIINISTLASKIFSSFLTGQCLDAMILGTMFFVTMSIFRFPYALMVGVLIAFTALIPLIGVLIGLFVGTFMIMVSSPVKAFWFIILFFVLQQIEGNLIYPRVVGSSVGLPGMWVLVAVTLGGSTMGIVGMLVSVPLCSVLYALLRESVVRNLKMKKISTEKLK, encoded by the coding sequence TTGGAACTTAATCGAAAAGATATACAAAAAATTCTTGAAATTGTAGTGATTGCTATTTTATTGTTTTGGGGACTACAAAATCTTTCGAAAATTTCCTTCTTTCTTGGTGGAATTTTCAAAATACTTTTTCCTTTCCTGATGGGATTTTGTATTGCATTCATTCTCAATGTACCAATGAAAGTAATTGAAAATAAGCTGTTTCCTTTTAATGCAAAGGATAAGAAAGGCATCAAGAAAAAGTTGAGACGTCCAGTGAGTCTAATTCTGACTGTACTAATTGTACTAACCATTATTATGCTGGTTATGCTTATAGTCATTCCAGAGATAGTTCGAACTTTGGGCGTCCTCAGTACGAGTATTCCCGGTTTTACTGTTCGTGTACAGGAGTGGTACAATAATCTAGTAACAATGCTTCCTCAGTTTATACCGGGAGCTGCAGTCACAAAGATTAATTGGGATAATATTAACAAAACAATGTTCGGATTTTTGCAAAATGGAACTACCAGTCTTTTAGGTTACACTGTAGGTATAGCAACATCTATATTCAGCGGTATTTTTAATTTTATTTTAGGTTCTATATTTGCGATTTATATCCTAGCACAAAAAGAAAGCCTGGCGCGACAGATAAAGAAAGTTCTGTACGCTTATATACCCGAGGGAAAAGCAGACCGGATTATTAATATCTCTACTCTAGCAAGCAAGATATTTTCCAGCTTTTTAACTGGTCAATGTCTGGACGCAATGATTTTAGGAACAATGTTCTTTGTCACCATGAGTATATTTCGTTTTCCATATGCACTGATGGTTGGAGTACTCATCGCCTTTACCGCATTGATTCCGCTAATTGGAGTACTTATCGGTTTGTTTGTTGGCACATTCATGATTATGGTATCCAGTCCTGTGAAAGCCTTTTGGTTTATCATCCTCTTTTTCGTGTTGCAGCAGATTGAAGGTAACCTTATCTATCCCCGTGTGGTTGGCAGCTCAGTAGGGCTACCAGGCATGTGGGTACTGGTTGCGGTAACTCTAGGCGGCAGTACTATGGGAATTGTTGGCATGCTGGTGAGTGTACCACTTTGCTCAGTGCTGTACGCACTTTTGAGGGAGTCTGTTGTAAGGAATCTAAAGATGAAAAAAATATCGACGGAAAAATTAAAATGA
- a CDS encoding polyprenyl synthetase family protein has translation MKFQEIYKPIINELDQVEEELKNLSSSMLYYNSLHEIMEYFFKIPGKHLRPTLVLLSAGTINSKLPTHSESSLLQLAVAVELIHSASLIHDDVIDGDIFRRGQKTLNKIYGRKIAVLTGDVLYSHAFLIINKSLPKKLIHSLIQVTANMCAAEVDQAQNTLSDKEMYFNIIKGKTASFMGLCCRLGCEIVGGSEEEILSLEEYGLNLGMAYQIIDDYTDGDIKATSNVTLEDANYFGEKAKDALRNFKASTYKDSLINMVDHILTFSHSKTENA, from the coding sequence ATGAAATTTCAAGAAATTTATAAACCAATAATAAATGAACTTGATCAAGTAGAAGAAGAACTTAAAAATTTGAGTTCAAGTATGCTTTATTATAATTCACTACATGAAATCATGGAATATTTTTTTAAAATTCCCGGTAAACATCTTCGTCCTACTTTAGTATTATTGTCAGCAGGAACTATAAATTCAAAGCTCCCAACTCATTCTGAATCTTCCCTGCTACAGCTAGCTGTGGCAGTAGAGCTCATACATAGTGCAAGCTTAATTCATGACGATGTTATTGATGGTGATATTTTTCGTAGAGGGCAAAAAACCTTAAATAAAATTTACGGAAGAAAGATAGCCGTACTCACTGGTGATGTTCTTTATTCTCATGCTTTTTTAATCATTAATAAATCTCTTCCTAAAAAATTAATACACAGCTTAATTCAAGTAACTGCAAATATGTGTGCTGCTGAAGTAGATCAGGCTCAAAATACTCTATCTGATAAAGAAATGTATTTTAATATTATAAAAGGTAAAACAGCTTCATTTATGGGACTTTGCTGCCGCTTGGGATGTGAAATTGTAGGTGGAAGTGAAGAAGAAATTTTAAGCTTAGAGGAATACGGCTTAAATCTTGGTATGGCATACCAAATAATTGATGATTATACGGATGGTGATATAAAAGCCACAAGTAATGTAACCTTGGAAGATGCTAATTATTTTGGCGAAAAAGCCAAAGATGCACTAAGAAATTTTAAAGCTTCGACCTATAAAGATAGCTTAATAAACATGGTGGATCATATTTTAACATTTTCGCATAGTAAAACTGAAAATGCTTAG